The proteins below come from a single Desulfovibrio litoralis DSM 11393 genomic window:
- a CDS encoding efflux RND transporter periplasmic adaptor subunit, producing MNIRLYTCLRIFFFLVISTSIVHLLGNNSNATEQNNPDKPMPTFRVQVKSLNHTVISSLMAGQLLEVNVLDGESFEKGQQLASLDCSLPKAQLKRATATLNKHAALYETTQKLQRLKSRSPLEMEIARAEKNQAEAELEMAKQMIKRCNVNAPFSGRVAERMVQPNQFVNEGQPMFTLVDPNSLELEFIAPSIWLPWFKPGYKFIVHIDETNKDYQAELVRLGGTVDAVSQSIKAYARFTEAHSELLPGMSGGAIINSLDGN from the coding sequence ATGAATATACGCCTTTATACTTGCCTAAGAATATTTTTTTTCTTGGTCATCAGTACAAGTATTGTACATTTATTGGGCAATAACAGCAACGCCACGGAACAAAATAATCCCGACAAACCTATGCCGACTTTTCGAGTACAGGTAAAATCTTTAAACCATACAGTAATTTCAAGCCTCATGGCGGGACAACTTTTAGAAGTTAACGTACTTGACGGCGAAAGCTTTGAAAAAGGTCAACAACTGGCATCATTAGATTGCAGCCTGCCAAAGGCTCAACTTAAAAGGGCAACGGCAACCTTAAACAAACACGCCGCCCTTTATGAAACAACTCAAAAGTTACAACGCTTAAAATCTCGCAGCCCTCTTGAAATGGAAATTGCCAGAGCAGAAAAAAATCAAGCAGAAGCCGAACTTGAAATGGCAAAACAAATGATAAAACGTTGTAACGTTAATGCTCCTTTTTCCGGTCGAGTCGCAGAACGCATGGTACAACCCAATCAATTTGTCAATGAAGGTCAACCCATGTTTACGCTCGTAGACCCAAATTCTTTGGAATTAGAGTTTATTGCCCCTTCTATATGGTTGCCTTGGTTCAAGCCGGGTTATAAATTTATCGTACATATTGACGAAACCAATAAAGACTATCAAGCCGAACTTGTGCGACTTGGTGGAACAGTTGATGCGGTTAGCCAGTCGATCAAAGCCTATGCACGTTTTACCGAAGCCCATAGTGAATTGTTACCCGGAATGAGTGGCGGTGCAATTATTAATTCTCTAGACGGAAATTAG
- a CDS encoding TolC family protein has protein sequence MSQYFTSKHNSFFCSKSTFIFTICLSVLLLLQGCAIKPQPISQAEHEERVASDRQQLYVNQEPIQGPLTLEEAIARALKYNYDHRLALMESVFQDKQLTSANLAMLPKLAANAGYSNRDNDAASSSISYETRKETLEPSLSSEREKRSFDLTLTWTMLDFGLSYFQANQQADRLLIMQERKRRVVNNIVKEVIAAYWKVLSADKLLPIVEQSIADSEKALKAYSTIQEQNLDSPLETLQHHRDLLNIISHLRRIQADLKMSRIRLAALINCPLQTSFTLAEPDKEMLTPPPLSVSLEEMENKGLAFRPDLREEAYQERIDKTEVHKEIVRMLPGVSVFTGYNYESNKFSLHNTWAEIGAKTTMGLFNLITGPAQIRAANTKVEVAKTRRLAQTVAALVQINLSYYQYQEALEEFQHAKEVSRIEKAIYNIARNEEENQAQSELALIRSSVDAVRAQIEQDRTLSDAYMLWGNMYFSVGGDMVPAGIEQGELKQMTDVIHQKIALWWQGKLPFEE, from the coding sequence ATGTCGCAATATTTTACTTCAAAACATAATTCTTTTTTTTGTAGCAAATCGACTTTCATTTTTACAATATGTTTAAGCGTCTTGTTGTTGCTTCAAGGCTGTGCAATCAAACCACAACCGATAAGTCAAGCCGAACATGAAGAGCGTGTGGCGAGTGATCGTCAACAATTATATGTTAATCAAGAACCCATACAAGGTCCTCTTACTCTTGAAGAAGCTATCGCCAGAGCCTTAAAATATAATTATGATCACCGCTTAGCCTTGATGGAATCAGTATTTCAAGACAAACAACTTACCTCTGCCAACCTTGCCATGCTACCAAAGTTAGCCGCAAACGCAGGCTATTCCAATAGAGACAATGATGCGGCCTCTTCATCTATTTCTTACGAAACTCGCAAAGAAACTTTAGAACCATCGCTTTCTTCCGAAAGAGAAAAACGTAGCTTTGATCTTACTCTTACTTGGACTATGCTCGACTTTGGTCTAAGTTATTTTCAAGCAAACCAACAAGCAGACAGATTGTTGATTATGCAAGAACGTAAAAGACGCGTTGTTAATAATATTGTCAAAGAAGTCATTGCTGCTTACTGGAAAGTGCTTAGTGCCGATAAACTTTTACCTATCGTTGAACAATCAATTGCTGATAGCGAAAAAGCCCTTAAAGCTTATAGCACCATTCAAGAACAAAATTTAGACTCCCCTCTTGAAACCTTGCAACATCACAGAGACCTGCTTAATATAATAAGTCATTTACGCCGTATTCAAGCAGATTTAAAAATGTCGCGTATAAGATTGGCGGCACTAATCAACTGCCCACTCCAGACTTCTTTTACTCTCGCCGAACCAGATAAAGAAATGTTAACACCTCCCCCTCTTTCCGTTTCACTCGAAGAAATGGAAAACAAAGGACTCGCCTTTAGACCGGATCTTAGAGAAGAAGCCTACCAAGAGCGTATTGATAAAACAGAAGTACATAAAGAAATCGTGCGTATGTTACCGGGTGTTTCTGTCTTTACCGGCTATAATTATGAATCAAATAAATTTTCTTTACACAATACTTGGGCTGAGATAGGGGCAAAAACAACTATGGGGTTGTTTAACCTGATTACAGGCCCGGCTCAAATAAGGGCCGCAAACACCAAAGTCGAAGTAGCCAAAACCAGACGCTTGGCTCAAACCGTTGCCGCACTTGTTCAAATAAACCTAAGCTATTATCAATATCAAGAAGCATTAGAAGAATTTCAACATGCCAAAGAAGTAAGTCGCATAGAAAAAGCAATTTATAACATCGCTCGCAACGAAGAAGAAAATCAGGCTCAAAGCGAACTTGCACTAATACGCAGTTCTGTTGATGCCGTAAGAGCCCAAATAGAACAAGACAGAACCCTCTCTGATGCTTATATGCTTTGGGGTAATATGTATTTTTCTGTTGGCGGAGACATGGTTCCGGCAGGCATTGAACAAGGCGAACTAAAACAAATGACAGATGTCATTCACCAAAAAATAGCACTCTGGTGGCAAGGTAAATTACCCTTTGAGGAGTAA
- a CDS encoding DapH/DapD/GlmU-related protein — MHLQAQASQPDSTKLSKQPSISNDTNVHNTTFGAWVEVGERCILNNVEIGDYSYIQNDCDLMFTKLGKFCSIASHVRINPSNHPYWRPTLHHFTYRPGKFGFSEDNIDQEVFEWRAGDKVTIGHDVWIGHGAIILPGVNIGNGAIVGAGSIVTKDVSAWSIVVGNPAKFLRFRFQDESIGAKLERIAWWDWNDEKIKENLKLFQKDAKEFVEHFDI; from the coding sequence ATGCACCTACAGGCACAAGCCTCTCAACCTGATTCAACAAAATTATCAAAACAACCAAGTATATCAAATGATACTAATGTGCATAATACCACTTTTGGAGCTTGGGTAGAAGTCGGTGAACGCTGTATTTTAAATAATGTAGAAATAGGCGATTATTCTTATATTCAAAATGATTGCGATTTAATGTTTACAAAGTTGGGAAAATTCTGCTCTATCGCTTCTCATGTGCGTATTAACCCCAGTAACCACCCTTATTGGCGACCGACTCTACACCATTTTACCTATCGCCCCGGTAAATTTGGTTTTTCTGAAGACAATATTGACCAAGAAGTTTTTGAATGGCGTGCAGGTGATAAAGTTACAATCGGGCATGATGTTTGGATTGGACACGGTGCAATAATCTTACCCGGCGTTAATATTGGAAACGGAGCGATTGTCGGAGCTGGTTCTATTGTTACCAAAGATGTTTCCGCTTGGTCTATTGTTGTTGGTAATCCTGCTAAATTTTTGCGTTTTCGTTTTCAAGATGAAAGTATAGGTGCTAAACTTGAGCGTATCGCTTGGTGGGATTGGAACGACGAGAAAATAAAAGAAAATCTAAAACTCTTTCAAAAAGATGCAAAAGAGTTTGTTGAACATTTTGATATATAA
- a CDS encoding DUF1045 domain-containing protein produces MPKRYALYFVPQQKTLLSALANGLLGRDIFSNTSVPFHCFKEISQQELEIATEEPRKYGLHATLKAPFYLKDNMTEQGLCLALEEFSKKQSSVYCPKLNLKNIDNFLGLTPAVLTKSEINAQEEISCFAFNIVKEFDKFRAELSEADLIRRKKQLLSLKQLEYLERFGYPFVADEYRFHLTLTSRILDTEKNKIFFNVFQTYLKEVLDQALFIDNITLCVQSEETDNKFKVHTV; encoded by the coding sequence ATGCCCAAACGTTATGCCCTTTATTTTGTTCCCCAACAAAAGACCTTACTCTCAGCTTTAGCTAACGGTCTATTGGGGCGAGATATTTTTTCAAATACCTCAGTGCCTTTTCATTGTTTCAAAGAAATATCTCAACAAGAATTAGAAATAGCAACGGAAGAACCACGCAAATATGGTCTACACGCTACTCTAAAAGCTCCTTTTTATTTAAAAGATAATATGACGGAACAGGGGTTATGCCTCGCATTAGAAGAATTTAGCAAAAAGCAAAGCAGTGTTTACTGCCCTAAGCTGAATCTAAAAAACATTGATAACTTCCTCGGATTAACACCAGCTGTTTTAACAAAATCAGAAATAAACGCACAAGAAGAGATAAGTTGTTTTGCTTTTAATATTGTAAAAGAATTTGATAAATTTAGAGCTGAATTATCAGAAGCTGATTTAATACGCCGAAAAAAACAACTCTTAAGTTTAAAACAATTAGAATATTTAGAGCGTTTTGGTTATCCTTTTGTGGCTGATGAATACAGGTTTCATCTCACTTTAACCTCACGCATTCTTGACACAGAAAAGAATAAAATCTTTTTCAATGTGTTTCAAACTTACCTTAAAGAAGTTTTAGACCAAGCGTTGTTTATTGATAATATTACTCTTTGTGTTCAAAGCGAAGAAACAGATAATAAATTTAAAGTTCATACCGTGTT
- the phnE gene encoding phosphonate ABC transporter, permease protein PhnE: MTTTEKKMLTTMNAQKFSYSKLFLWGIFFTILAWAYNGADIRPLALFNDAGNMAHLAKEFFPPDFRDWELYVEEMLITIQLAIWGTVLAVIFAIPFGILSSENIVPWWVYQPVRRLMDACRAINEMVFAMLFVVAVGLGPFAGVLALFVHTTGVLAKLFSEAVEAIDPQPVEGIRATGAVGIEEVIYGVIPQVLPLWISFTLYRFESNIRSATVVGMVGAGGIGVILWELIRGFYFAQTAAVMFIIIVVVIVFDMISQRIRKYFV, from the coding sequence ATGACGACTACTGAAAAAAAGATGTTAACAACTATGAATGCTCAAAAATTTTCTTATTCAAAATTGTTTTTATGGGGTATATTTTTTACAATTTTAGCTTGGGCATATAATGGGGCAGATATTCGCCCTTTAGCTTTGTTTAATGATGCCGGTAACATGGCACATCTTGCAAAAGAATTTTTCCCACCTGATTTTCGTGATTGGGAATTATATGTAGAAGAGATGTTAATTACTATACAACTCGCTATTTGGGGTACTGTCTTGGCTGTAATTTTCGCTATTCCCTTTGGGATATTAAGCTCAGAAAATATTGTACCTTGGTGGGTTTATCAACCTGTCAGGCGTTTGATGGACGCTTGTCGCGCTATTAATGAAATGGTATTTGCTATGCTTTTTGTTGTAGCCGTTGGCTTAGGGCCTTTTGCCGGTGTTTTAGCTTTATTTGTGCATACAACCGGCGTTTTAGCCAAGCTTTTTTCTGAAGCGGTAGAAGCGATAGACCCTCAACCGGTAGAAGGCATTAGAGCCACAGGTGCTGTCGGCATTGAAGAAGTAATTTATGGAGTTATTCCACAAGTATTGCCTTTATGGATTTCTTTTACACTTTATCGCTTTGAATCAAACATAAGATCGGCTACTGTTGTTGGTATGGTTGGAGCTGGCGGTATCGGTGTTATTTTATGGGAGCTTATTCGTGGATTTTACTTCGCCCAAACTGCTGCCGTTATGTTTATTATTATCGTCGTTGTTATTGTTTTTGATATGATTTCTCAACGCATACGCAAATATTTTGTATAA
- the phnD gene encoding phosphonate ABC transporter substrate-binding protein translates to MLKRVIFSIVCLVATFVFSGIAIAKEIKELNFGIISTESSQNLKQNWEPLLKRMAEETGYKINAFFAPDYAGIITAMQYGKVQLAWFGNKSAIEAVDRADGEIFAQSMDVAGVGGYYAKLIVNKNSPLNSVEDVLKNAKNLTFSNGDPNSTSGFVVPGYYVFAQNNVDPKKIFKRTLSANHETNALSVANKQVDVATCNNETLTNIGNRQPAKLAEIKEIWTSPLIPSDPLVYRKDLPADVKEKIKNFFITFGVEGKDKRYAEDKEILKKLEWAPFKAATNDHSLPIRQLELFKTKLKYEGDTKMAPEEKAAKIKEIDLALDKLNARLKELGKS, encoded by the coding sequence ATGTTAAAACGTGTGATATTTTCTATTGTCTGTTTAGTAGCAACTTTTGTTTTTTCCGGTATCGCTATTGCAAAAGAGATAAAGGAATTAAACTTTGGTATTATTAGTACCGAATCATCTCAAAACCTTAAGCAGAACTGGGAGCCTCTTTTAAAAAGAATGGCAGAAGAGACTGGCTATAAAATAAATGCTTTTTTTGCTCCTGATTATGCCGGTATTATTACAGCTATGCAATACGGTAAAGTACAATTAGCTTGGTTTGGTAACAAATCAGCTATTGAAGCTGTTGACCGTGCTGATGGCGAAATATTCGCACAAAGCATGGACGTAGCCGGCGTAGGTGGATATTATGCTAAACTGATTGTTAATAAAAACTCTCCTTTAAATTCAGTTGAAGATGTTCTTAAGAATGCAAAAAATCTTACTTTTAGCAATGGCGACCCAAACTCAACCTCTGGCTTTGTAGTGCCTGGTTATTATGTTTTTGCTCAAAATAACGTAGACCCTAAAAAAATATTTAAACGTACTTTAAGTGCAAACCACGAAACCAATGCTTTGTCTGTTGCGAACAAACAAGTTGATGTCGCTACTTGTAACAACGAAACTTTAACCAATATTGGTAACAGACAACCAGCCAAATTAGCCGAAATCAAAGAAATCTGGACTTCTCCTTTAATTCCTAGCGATCCTTTAGTATATCGTAAAGACTTACCTGCCGACGTAAAAGAAAAAATTAAAAACTTTTTCATAACTTTTGGAGTAGAAGGTAAAGATAAGAGATATGCAGAAGACAAAGAAATTCTTAAAAAACTTGAATGGGCACCATTTAAAGCCGCTACAAACGACCACTCTCTCCCTATTCGTCAGCTCGAACTATTTAAAACTAAATTAAAATATGAAGGCGACACTAAAATGGCTCCTGAAGAAAAAGCAGCTAAAATTAAAGAAATTGACCTTGCTTTAGATAAATTAAACGCACGCTTAAAAGAACTTGGTAAAAGCTAA
- the phnC gene encoding phosphonate ABC transporter ATP-binding protein, producing the protein MIKISNFSRTFGSHKGLDNVNINIKAGEMVALIGASGSGKSTLLRHIAGIMAGDKDNGRISVLGKNIQKGGKISKTVRKSRTDIGMIFQQFNLVERLSVHTNVMLGALGRLPLWRSCLGLFPNDVKELAFQSLDRVGIVEKSFNRASKISGGQQQRAAIARALVQYAKLLLADEPIASLDPESSRKVMEILADINKSDGITVLVTLHQVDYAIKYCPRTIALKDGKVVYDGDSSALTPAFLKEIYGAASEEMFASAVDNNESSSFERLKAKHELSLLAV; encoded by the coding sequence ATGATTAAAATAAGTAATTTTTCTCGTACATTTGGCTCTCACAAAGGCCTTGATAACGTCAATATTAACATTAAAGCCGGAGAAATGGTCGCATTAATTGGTGCATCAGGCTCAGGAAAATCGACATTATTAAGACATATTGCCGGCATTATGGCTGGAGATAAAGATAATGGGCGTATTAGCGTTTTAGGTAAAAACATCCAAAAAGGTGGGAAAATCTCAAAAACAGTGCGTAAAAGTCGCACAGATATTGGTATGATTTTTCAACAGTTTAATTTGGTAGAACGCTTATCAGTTCACACAAATGTCATGCTTGGTGCTTTAGGCAGACTGCCTTTATGGCGTAGCTGTTTGGGTTTATTTCCTAATGATGTAAAAGAACTTGCGTTCCAATCTTTAGATAGAGTGGGCATCGTAGAAAAATCTTTTAACAGAGCATCAAAAATTTCAGGCGGACAACAACAAAGAGCCGCCATAGCTAGGGCTTTAGTACAATATGCAAAATTATTGTTGGCTGATGAACCTATCGCTTCTCTTGATCCTGAATCTTCTCGTAAGGTGATGGAAATACTCGCTGATATTAATAAAAGTGATGGTATTACAGTGCTTGTTACTCTACACCAAGTAGATTACGCAATAAAATACTGCCCTAGAACTATTGCTTTAAAAGACGGCAAGGTTGTTTATGATGGTGATTCGAGTGCGTTAACACCAGCTTTTTTAAAAGAAATTTATGGTGCTGCTAGTGAAGAAATGTTCGCATCAGCAGTCGATAATAATGAATCTTCTTCTTTTGAGCGTTTAAAAGCTAAACACGAGCTATCTTTATTAGCTGTGTAA
- the phnN gene encoding phosphonate metabolism protein/1,5-bisphosphokinase (PRPP-forming) PhnN, which produces MKGCLVYVVGASGVGKDSLLNYAKEYFEKSKDKQNFKFVRRYITRPADVKNENNRFVSADEFEQLEQDNFFSMSWKSHGLSYGISKEIDGWLQNGDTVILNGSRNYLNTAIAKYPNLTLILITASPEVLKDRLMSRGREDLEGIRERMQTQRLNLSNVKRLITIDNSGELKDAQQLFIQALE; this is translated from the coding sequence ATGAAAGGTTGCTTAGTATACGTGGTAGGAGCCTCAGGTGTTGGTAAAGACAGCTTATTAAATTATGCCAAAGAATATTTTGAAAAAAGCAAAGATAAACAAAACTTCAAATTTGTCCGCAGGTATATTACTCGCCCTGCAGATGTAAAAAACGAAAACAACCGCTTTGTATCTGCGGACGAATTTGAACAATTGGAACAAGATAACTTTTTTAGCATGAGTTGGAAAAGTCATGGTTTAAGTTATGGAATAAGCAAAGAGATTGATGGGTGGCTACAAAATGGCGACACAGTGATTCTAAATGGTTCTCGCAACTATTTAAACACTGCTATCGCAAAGTACCCTAACTTAACGCTTATTCTTATAACCGCCAGCCCGGAAGTATTAAAAGACCGCTTAATGTCAAGAGGGCGTGAAGACTTAGAAGGCATAAGGGAAAGAATGCAAACACAGCGTTTAAACCTCTCTAATGTGAAGCGTCTTATAACTATTGATAATTCCGGCGAACTCAAAGACGCACAACAATTATTTATACAAGCCTTAGAATAA
- a CDS encoding alpha-D-ribose 1-methylphosphonate 5-triphosphate diphosphatase, whose protein sequence is MPKELCFINAKVVTPQNVINGYVIVKDGIIKEVGEGTLNHISKVNGNCHIEDMENDYLIPGLVELHTDNLEKHLEPRAGVLWSSSRNAFLAHDAQLAAAGMTTVLDSLSVGEYHSKKQRSKMLEMSIQALNEVREHKGTRVNHYLHLRCEVSDPQMPELFNALISEPDLRLVSLMDHTPGQRQFANEENYRTYYQSSFQWTDEEFQERVVELKEIQKHYAKKHEAQIIAFCRQNNIILASHDDACTSHIDDAISAGIKISEFPTTMQAAKYAVDKGLLTIMGSPNIMRGGSHSGNISALAVAKENALCILSSDYAPHSLLPAAFILYEENVFDLPTAINLITKNPAEAVGLNDRGEILQGKKADLVRVACNQKQTNDSYPYQLPEVRTVWNNGIRVI, encoded by the coding sequence ATGCCTAAAGAACTTTGTTTTATTAATGCTAAAGTGGTTACGCCACAAAATGTTATAAACGGTTATGTTATTGTTAAAGATGGTATTATTAAAGAAGTAGGAGAAGGTACTCTAAACCATATCTCTAAAGTCAATGGAAATTGCCACATAGAAGATATGGAAAACGATTACTTAATTCCCGGCTTAGTCGAGCTACACACTGATAACCTAGAAAAACACTTAGAGCCAAGAGCCGGAGTTTTATGGTCTTCTTCTCGTAATGCTTTTTTAGCTCATGATGCTCAACTCGCCGCCGCCGGTATGACTACCGTATTAGATTCTTTGTCTGTAGGTGAATATCACTCCAAAAAACAAAGAAGTAAAATGCTGGAGATGTCAATACAGGCTCTGAATGAAGTTAGAGAACATAAAGGGACAAGAGTTAATCATTATTTACACCTGCGTTGTGAAGTTTCTGACCCTCAAATGCCGGAACTTTTTAATGCACTCATCAGCGAGCCGGACTTACGTCTTGTTTCTTTAATGGATCATACCCCCGGTCAAAGACAATTTGCGAATGAAGAAAATTATAGAACTTATTATCAATCTTCTTTTCAGTGGACTGACGAAGAGTTTCAAGAGCGAGTTGTTGAGTTAAAAGAAATTCAAAAACATTATGCTAAAAAACATGAAGCACAAATTATTGCTTTTTGTAGACAAAACAATATAATTTTAGCTAGCCATGATGATGCGTGTACTAGTCATATTGATGATGCAATTAGTGCGGGTATCAAAATAAGCGAATTCCCCACAACTATGCAGGCAGCAAAATATGCTGTAGATAAAGGGTTATTAACCATTATGGGTTCGCCTAATATTATGCGTGGGGGGTCTCACTCCGGCAATATCTCGGCTCTTGCTGTAGCTAAAGAAAATGCACTCTGTATTTTATCTTCAGATTACGCACCGCATAGCCTTTTACCTGCTGCCTTTATTTTATATGAAGAAAATGTATTTGACCTGCCAACGGCAATTAATTTAATTACTAAAAACCCGGCAGAAGCAGTAGGCTTAAACGACCGAGGAGAAATTCTCCAAGGAAAAAAAGCAGACTTGGTAAGAGTCGCTTGTAATCAAAAACAAACAAATGATTCATATCCTTATCAATTACCGGAAGTTCGCACTGTCTGGAATAATGGTATAAGAGTTATTTAA
- the phnL gene encoding phosphonate C-P lyase system protein PhnL, whose product MLENNELKPSVIVEKLYKEFILHTQGGIKINAFTNLNLKAFAGKCLALHGQSGAGKSTLLRSIYANYKPCSGKILIKHQGDYTDIVSTTPRTVLNIRKDTMGYVSQFLRVIPRVSSLNIVAEQLTTQGETYENALKKSAQLLERLRIPKRLWNLAPATFSGGEQQRINIARGFIRSYPILLLDEPTASLDALNRQTVIELIQEAKLNGTAVIGIFHDAEVRDAVADDIFEMQSEVSYA is encoded by the coding sequence ATGTTAGAAAATAATGAATTAAAACCTAGTGTGATTGTAGAAAAGCTTTATAAAGAGTTTATTCTGCATACACAAGGTGGTATTAAAATTAATGCCTTTACAAATCTAAATCTAAAAGCCTTCGCAGGAAAATGCCTCGCTTTACATGGTCAATCAGGAGCGGGAAAATCAACGCTCTTGCGTTCGATATATGCGAACTACAAACCTTGTTCGGGTAAAATTTTAATTAAGCATCAAGGCGATTATACAGATATAGTTTCAACAACGCCAAGAACAGTTTTAAATATACGAAAAGACACAATGGGTTATGTTAGCCAGTTTTTAAGAGTTATACCCAGAGTATCCAGCTTAAATATAGTAGCCGAACAGCTAACGACCCAAGGCGAAACTTATGAAAACGCACTAAAAAAATCCGCTCAACTTTTAGAAAGGCTCAGAATACCTAAACGCCTATGGAACTTAGCTCCCGCTACTTTTTCAGGTGGCGAACAACAGCGTATCAACATAGCCAGAGGGTTTATCCGCTCTTATCCTATTTTGTTGCTCGATGAACCAACAGCTTCTTTAGACGCTTTAAACCGCCAAACGGTTATTGAATTAATTCAAGAAGCCAAGCTTAATGGTACGGCAGTTATAGGGATTTTCCATGATGCTGAAGTAAGAGACGCTGTCGCAGATGATATTTTTGAAATGCAATCAGAGGTAAGTTATGCCTAA
- the phnK gene encoding phosphonate C-P lyase system protein PhnK → MTNSLNIQTETKPQQQANLNNDILLKVEDVSYYYGKRLGCKNISFDLYPGEVIGIVGESGSGKSTLLNLLSSKFKPTTGKIIYSNGMEEYDINALSEHIKRALLRTEWGFVHQNPRDGLRMQVSAGGNIGERLMACGNRHYGNIRKTALNWLERVEIAADRVDDTPKSYSGGMQQRLQIARNLVSNPRLVFMDEPTGGLDVSVQAKILDLLRNLVRDMNLSVVLVTHDLAVARLLAHRLIVMRKGEVIESGLSDQVLDDPHHEYTQLLVSSILQG, encoded by the coding sequence ATGACTAACAGCTTAAACATTCAAACAGAAACAAAACCTCAACAACAGGCTAATTTAAACAATGATATACTCTTAAAAGTAGAAGATGTATCATATTATTATGGAAAACGCCTGGGCTGTAAAAATATATCTTTCGATTTATATCCGGGTGAAGTGATTGGAATAGTTGGAGAATCAGGTTCAGGAAAAAGTACCCTGCTTAATCTCTTATCCAGTAAGTTTAAACCGACAACAGGTAAAATTATCTATTCCAATGGCATGGAAGAATACGATATTAATGCATTAAGTGAACATATTAAACGAGCTTTATTAAGAACAGAATGGGGCTTTGTACACCAAAACCCAAGAGATGGTCTGCGTATGCAGGTTAGTGCCGGTGGTAATATTGGCGAACGTTTAATGGCATGTGGCAACAGGCATTATGGAAATATACGCAAAACAGCTTTAAACTGGCTGGAGCGAGTAGAAATTGCAGCTGATCGTGTTGATGATACTCCAAAGTCTTATTCAGGCGGTATGCAACAGCGTTTACAGATAGCCCGCAACTTGGTTTCAAACCCACGTTTGGTTTTTATGGACGAACCAACAGGCGGTTTAGATGTTTCCGTTCAGGCAAAAATCTTGGATTTATTGCGTAACTTAGTAAGAGATATGAATTTATCTGTAGTTTTAGTAACCCATGATTTAGCAGTGGCAAGGCTTTTAGCCCACCGCTTAATTGTTATGCGTAAAGGCGAAGTTATAGAAAGCGGACTTTCTGATCAAGTGCTTGATGATCCACATCATGAATACACTCAGCTCTTGGTTTCTTCTATTTTACAGGGCTAA